The following proteins are co-located in the Nocardia bhagyanarayanae genome:
- a CDS encoding calmodulin has translation MADFAFTDYSGKEFIIRLTNEQRIEEARRILSGEEQMSVHVMGRIRKQTVDYNPGWSFYLDPDTITFFTMAIEVCDAAINYVEDHLDEACGAFLPGCFWCPWSSKLTREIR, from the coding sequence ATGGCGGACTTCGCATTCACCGATTACTCCGGCAAGGAATTCATCATCCGGCTGACCAACGAGCAGCGCATCGAGGAAGCACGCCGGATCCTCTCCGGCGAGGAACAGATGTCGGTCCACGTCATGGGTCGCATCAGGAAGCAGACGGTCGACTACAACCCGGGCTGGAGCTTCTACCTGGACCCCGACACGATCACCTTCTTCACCATGGCGATCGAGGTCTGCGACGCGGCTATCAACTACGTCGAAGACCACTTGGACGAGGCGTGCGGCGCCTTTCTACCGGGGTGCTTCTGGTGTCCGTGGTCGTCCAAGCTGACCCGAGAGATCCGCTGA
- a CDS encoding Rieske 2Fe-2S domain-containing protein, with amino-acid sequence MQITSVGHAGFHIRTAAGSILCDPWVNPAYFASWVPFPDNTQLDWDELGNCDFLYVSHLHRDHFDAKHLADHVNKDATVLLPDYPVPDLRRELEKLGFHKFVETEDSVKHTVTGPGGELDIMIIALRAPADGPIGDSGLVVSDGETVCFNMNDARPVDMDVLHDAFGHVDIHLLQYSGAIWYPMVYDIPSRTKSNFGKQKRQRGMDRARSYIEQVGATWVVPSAGPPVFLDPELRYLNDDRGDEGNIFPDQMVFLEQMEIHGNEGGILMIPGSVADVRGKELSLTHPFDPAEIYADKAGYIERMAERMAPVLAAEKASWATGDGSLLEPLQKLFEPIMAQSDLICDGIGYPVGLVIGDETVVLDFPKRAVRAPIEGEGKYRYGFRIAPELVRTVLRDNEPDWVNTIFLSTRFQAWRIGGYNEFLYTFFKCLTDERIAYADGWFAEAHDDSASTELAGWEVQRRCPHLKADLSKFGVVEGNTLTCNLHGWQWDLESGRCKTSKGHELRSRKL; translated from the coding sequence GTGCAGATCACCAGCGTCGGACACGCCGGATTCCACATTCGAACCGCGGCGGGATCGATCCTTTGCGATCCCTGGGTCAACCCCGCGTACTTCGCTTCGTGGGTCCCGTTTCCCGACAACACCCAGCTGGACTGGGACGAGCTGGGCAATTGCGATTTCCTCTACGTCTCGCATCTGCACCGCGACCACTTCGACGCGAAGCACCTGGCCGACCACGTGAACAAGGACGCGACCGTCCTGCTGCCGGACTACCCCGTGCCGGATCTGCGCCGCGAGCTGGAGAAGCTGGGCTTCCACAAGTTCGTCGAGACCGAGGACTCGGTCAAGCACACCGTGACCGGGCCCGGCGGCGAGCTGGACATCATGATCATCGCGCTGCGCGCGCCCGCCGACGGACCGATCGGCGACTCGGGCCTGGTCGTCTCCGACGGTGAGACGGTCTGCTTCAACATGAACGACGCCCGCCCGGTGGACATGGACGTGCTGCACGACGCGTTCGGCCACGTCGACATCCACCTGCTCCAGTACTCGGGCGCCATCTGGTACCCGATGGTCTACGACATCCCGTCCCGCACCAAGTCCAACTTCGGCAAGCAGAAGCGCCAGCGCGGCATGGACCGGGCGCGCAGCTACATCGAACAGGTCGGGGCGACCTGGGTGGTGCCGTCGGCCGGTCCGCCGGTGTTCCTCGACCCGGAACTGCGCTACCTCAACGACGACCGAGGCGACGAGGGCAACATCTTCCCGGACCAGATGGTGTTCCTGGAGCAGATGGAGATCCACGGGAACGAGGGCGGGATCCTGATGATCCCCGGCTCGGTCGCCGACGTGCGCGGCAAGGAACTGTCGCTGACCCACCCGTTCGACCCCGCCGAGATCTACGCCGACAAGGCGGGCTACATCGAGCGGATGGCCGAGCGTATGGCTCCGGTGCTGGCGGCCGAGAAGGCATCGTGGGCGACCGGCGACGGTTCGCTGCTGGAGCCGCTGCAGAAGCTGTTCGAGCCGATCATGGCGCAGAGCGACCTGATCTGCGACGGCATCGGCTACCCCGTCGGCCTGGTGATCGGCGACGAGACCGTGGTGCTCGACTTCCCGAAGCGGGCGGTGCGCGCGCCCATCGAGGGTGAAGGCAAGTACCGCTACGGTTTCCGCATCGCGCCGGAGCTGGTGCGCACGGTGCTGCGCGACAACGAGCCCGACTGGGTGAACACCATCTTCCTGTCCACCCGGTTCCAGGCGTGGCGCATCGGCGGCTACAACGAATTCCTCTACACCTTCTTCAAGTGCCTCACCGACGAGCGCATCGCCTACGCCGACGGCTGGTTCGCCGAGGCGCACGACGATTCGGCCTCGACCGAGCTCGCGGGCTGGGAAGTGCAGCGGCGCTGCCCGCACCTGAAGGCCGATCTGTCCAAGTTCGGTGTGGTCGAGGGGAACACCCTCACCTGCAACCTGCACGGCTGGCAGTGGGATCTGGAGTCGGGCCGGTGCAAGACGTCCAAGGGGCACGAGCTGCGGTCGCGCAAGCTCTGA
- a CDS encoding lysophospholipid acyltransferase family protein: protein MEPVYRTIIGLARTVFFVQGLKFTVKGAEHIPPTGGAVIAVNHTGYMDFTYAGLPVRKPKRYVRFMAKKEVFDNKISGPIMRALKHIPVDRAAGADSYKAAVDYLRRGELVGVYPEATISRSFEIKEFKSGAARMAIEAGVPIIPIVIWGAQRVWTKGFPKRLGRTNTPISIMVGEPIQPYEPAADLTAELRTTMQRMLLEVQNGYDHEPGAYWVPARLGGSAPTLEQADAMDAAEAAEKAARRAASTD from the coding sequence GTGGAACCCGTCTACCGGACGATCATCGGGCTGGCCCGGACCGTCTTCTTCGTGCAAGGCCTGAAGTTCACCGTCAAGGGCGCTGAACACATTCCGCCGACCGGTGGTGCCGTCATCGCGGTCAACCACACCGGCTACATGGACTTCACCTACGCCGGTCTGCCGGTGCGCAAACCCAAGCGCTACGTCCGGTTCATGGCGAAGAAGGAAGTCTTCGACAACAAAATCTCCGGCCCGATCATGCGTGCGCTCAAGCACATTCCGGTCGACCGGGCGGCGGGCGCCGACTCCTACAAGGCCGCGGTGGACTATTTGCGGCGCGGGGAGCTTGTCGGCGTCTACCCCGAGGCCACCATCAGCCGCAGCTTCGAGATCAAGGAGTTCAAGTCGGGCGCGGCTCGGATGGCCATCGAGGCGGGCGTGCCGATCATCCCGATCGTCATCTGGGGCGCGCAGCGCGTCTGGACCAAGGGGTTCCCGAAGCGGTTGGGCCGCACCAACACTCCCATCTCCATCATGGTCGGCGAGCCCATCCAGCCCTACGAACCCGCCGCCGACCTCACCGCCGAGCTCCGCACCACCATGCAGCGGATGCTGCTCGAGGTGCAGAACGGCTACGACCACGAGCCCGGCGCCTACTGGGTGCCCGCGCGCCTCGGCGGCAGCGCACCGACCTTGGAGCAGGCCGACGCCATGGACGCCGCCGAAGCGGCGGAGAAGGCGGCCCGCCGCGCGGCCAGCACCGACTGA